The DNA segment TTTGCTTCTttacttttcttcttctcccttCCTATCCTCGTGCAATCTCAAACGCTTCTTGATCCGACCAAACACATCTCCTTTGTCCACACCAAAACCTCCGATTTCAAGACTTTTCTTGTCTGAAAAGTTTCTCAGATGCCTCACCGCACGACTTACTTCTTCCCCCGGCAGTTTCCGGATCGCGGGTTCGATCCGTTTTCTCACAAGACTGATCACGACAAGAAGTCTTCACCGTCTGTGGAGAGTTTTGGTTTCGAAAGTAAGAAACCTAATGGAGGCGGCGGAGATCCGaacaaggagaaggagaaggagaaggaggaggTTGTGTTCCCTTCTTCTAACTCTGCAGTTTCGGATCTCTTGAACGGTCTCTCTGATGATCGTATCTCGGAGaagaagcagcagcagcagcatcTCGCGGCTTTCTACGAGTGGCTTGCGGAGAAGAAGGCCAAACTCTCTCGCTCCTCTACCACCACAGGACACGTGAGGCCCACGGGACACGTGAGGCCCACGCGTATCTCTATATCCAGCGAAGGCGATGAGGAGAGAGAGCATCTGCTTCCGTCGTCGGCTTCTGATTCGCCGGATTCCATCGTCGCGGCGGCTGCGTCGTCTTCTTCTGCAAGAACGGTGAACATTAACGAACGGAACATTGACCGGAGCTTCGATAAGGAGGTTTCTCTTCCAAGAATGTCGAGTGAGAGCAGCTTCGCCGGGAGTTTCTTCTCCGGGACGACGGTGGACGGGAACTTCTCAAGCTTCTCAAGTCCGACAGAAGCGAGAGAGACCTCGACCACTACACGTGTCTCCGTGGCAAAGGAGGAGGAGCGAGAAGCTGAGGTTAGGGACGAGAGCAAAGAGCAAACCCTAGCGCAGAAGTCAAAGGAAGGCTATTACTTGCAGGTCACGCTTGCTAGGAGGCTAAGTTCTCAAGCTAATCTTGGTGGTGACTCTGTTCAGATACAGAGCACAGAGACTATCTCTTACCGTTTCTGGGTATGTACTCACATGCCTTTTAACATTTGATGAGATTTAATTTAATTAGGAAAAAttgtgattattattttttgtttttttttttacaggtaAGTGGTTGTTTATCATACAGTGACAAGATAGCAGATGGGTTTTACAGCATACTAGGGATGGATCCATATCTTTGGTTGATGTGTAACGATTctgaagaaggaaaaaaattacCATCTCTTCTGCTACTTAAGGAGACAGAGCCTAGCGATACATCAATGGAAGTTGTTTTAATAGACAGACGTGAAGACTCTCGTCTTAAAGAAATGGAAGACAAGGCACATGAGCTCTACTGTGCTTCTGAAAACATGTTAGTACTCGTGGAGCAGCTTGGAAGACTCGTTGCTGTTTACATGGGGTAACACTTTCTCTTCTTATTCGCTATCTTCtccttgatatatatatatatgtgtgtgcgtgtgtgctGAGGTAGTGGAGGTTTTTTATAGAGGGAACTTTCAGATGGAGCAAGGTGATCTCCAGAAGAGATGGAAACTGGTTAGCAATAGACTGAAGGAGTTTCGGAAATGTATTATACTTCCTATTGGTAGTCTAACCATGGGGCTGTGTCGGCACCGTGCCATCTTATTTAAGGTGAGACATGGACTTGCTACACTATTTGGATGCAACTGAATGCATTTTCATGAAATAAAATCTTCGTGAATGCGTTTGTATTCTTCAAAATGTTCACCGATAAAAAAAAACGGATCTGTTTCACTCCATACCATCTCATATCATGCtaggaaaaaataatattcatttgaaaaatcattccacggtaaaaaaaaaaagttatggaATAAGTGGAATGCTAATTCCATTCCGATAAATTCTATAGATAGTTACTCCTATCATCGCACCATTTATTCCTTTTATTAGTTACAAGTATATGGTATTGGATGCTGACTTACTCATCATGAATATGCAGAAACTGGCTGATTACATTGGTTTGCCATGTCGGATAGCTAGAGGTTGCAAGTACTGTAAAGAGAACCACCAGTCTTGTTGCCTTGTCAAGATCGACGATGAAAAGAAGCTTTCAAGGTTTGATAGTGCTCAAAAGCTTTTAAACACCCTCCCCACTGGCTGTTAGCAAAACACTTTCTCATGCCTATTTTTAGTTTTGGGTTTAGGAAGTTTTTAGCCTGCTTCTGCTTAAAACACTTATGGTCTCTTTATGTTTTACTAACAGATTGGGTCTCTGCTCTCCAGGGGTCTACTTGTGTATGTCCTTGATTCTGTGCTTACTAGTAGTACCTAGCTTTGGAgtattttagtttctttttgagattgtgtttcattttttttttttttgcgtggTTTAATATCTTTTCTCTACAGGGAATATGTTGTTGACCTTATCGGAAAACCAGGAAACGTCCATGATCCAGACTCTACTATCAACGGTGGAACACACTCTCAGATTCCTTCACCTCTTCGGATGAGTCATCTTACAGAAGTTTCAAGGCCTCTCGTGCGTAGCACGTCTCCTTGTCACACTGAGTCAAAGCCTTCATGCACTCTTTCTGAAAGCATTCAAGGCCATGTACACAAAGACACTGAGTTACCCAACATTGCAGAGACAATATGTTGTGCTCATGTTGAGCAAGTTTGCTTCACTAAAGCATCTTCAACGGTTTCAACCGAATCTTTTGTTCGAGCTGCTCTACCACTTGATATACCAAAACTAAGTGAAGACAAGACTGCCTCACAAGAAACTTGCAAAGAGGAGACCTCTCTATTAGAAGATCCAGTTGTAAACAGTGGTATCAAGCAAGTAAATGGAGACCTACCAGTTGAACAAGAGATACCTGAAGCTGAGACTCGGAAAGATAAGAAAGTCAGGTTACCTGTTGATGCTATCTCACCGTTCTTGAGTATTGAGCCTTCTTTAGCATCTGATTGGCTTGAGATCTCATGGGATGAGTTGCATATCAAAGAGCGTGTGGGTGCTGGTTCATTTGGAACTGTTCATCGTGCTGAGTGGCATGGATCAGTAGGTTTCACTATTTAAATGCTTTAACTCTCACTTCATTTGAAATAAGATTTTTCTGCGCAAGAAGCTAACCAAGTTCTTGTTTCTTGTTTAAGGATGTCGCTGTCAAAATCTTATCAATCCAAGACTTCCATGATGACCAGTTCAGAGAGTTTCTCAGAGAGGTATGTAAATAAGCATCTCTTTTGAATAGCTAACTCCCATGTAATAACTTTGAAACAACTCTGAAACTCTCAATCATGTGAAGGTTGCAATAATGAAACGTGTGCGTCACCCAAATGTTGTTCTATTCATGGGTGCTGTCACGGACCGAACTCGTTTGTCTATAGTAACAGAATATTTGCCAAGGTAAAAGCTCATTGCATCATGATGTTTGTTTTCATCTTAAACGTCTGCATTACCGAGttgcttatgttttttttttatcttgttctTTTGAGATAGGGGCAGTCTTTTTCGGCTCATCCATAGGCCAGCATCTGGGGAGTTGCTAGATCATAGGAGGAGGCTACGTATGGCGTTGGATGTGGTTTGtgattttttcagtttttgttttttgatctTCTAATCTGTCTTTCTGAGTTAAATTTGAAACTGAATCTGTGTGTTTTACTGGAACAGGCAAAGGGGCTCAACTACCTACACTGTCTTAATCCTCCTGTAGTGCATTGGGACTTGAAATCTCCAAATTTATTGGTTGATAAGAACTGGACAGTGAAGGTTTGCGATTTTGGACTGTCAAGATTCAAGGCAAATACTTTCATACCATCAAAGTCTGTTGCAGGAACAGTAAGATCTCTTTAAGATATAATTACTCCAGTACGTGGAAGTGGTAAAAAATGTTCTTATACATGTGAAACTTCTTCTCTTTGGTTTGTCTTAACAGCCTGAGTGGATGGCTCCAGAGTTTCTTAGAGGAGAGCCGACAAATGAGAAATCAGATGTTTACAGTTTCGGAGTTGTCCTATGGGAGTTGATTACTTTGCAACAGCCCTGGAATGGACTCAGTCCTGCTCAGGTAACCAACACCTCTCCCTCTTCACATATGTTGTTCATTAGTATTAGAGTTCTAAATTTGAGTCTTGGTATGCTGATCAGGTGGTTGGAGCTGTAGCATTCCAAAACAGGAGGCTTATAATCCCTCCCAATACATCTCCTGTTTTGGTATCTCTAATGGAAGCTTGCTGGGCAGATGAGCCGGCTCAGCGGCCAGCATTTGGTGGCATAGTGGACACACTGAAGAAGCTACTAAAGTCTCCAGTGCAGCTGATCCAAATGGGTGGAGACAAAGGGGTAAATTCAACTTAAACCACTCCATTCTATAGCTTAAAGATATATAAGCTTTTAAGGTACTAACATAAACAATTAGGTGCGAGATGCGTTGATTAGCTCCTGAATTTGACTTTaagatagagaaaaaaaaatcaatgagaCAAGGCCTTACCTGGAAGAATGGAAGGtttcttaatttgtttttgGCTTGTATAGTTTTAAGTATTGACTTTGAGCATAACATGCGAGACAATGAATAAGATTATGAGATTTGGTTTCTTGCGGTTGGAGATGGTTGCATGATACTTGCACTTGTTGTAGTTTGCAATCTTTGTAAGTTGTATGTTACCAAAAGTTTATGTTGAATTGAAAATTTATTGGTAACAAAAGGAAACAGAGAAAAGAGTATCCTGAAACAAACATACAGTTTTATATGGTTCTTTAAAGGTTATTATTGTGTTTACTTGGTGTGtaatgaaccaaaaaaaaaaattagtttggaGTCGGTTCAGAGGATGCATAGTCATTATAAAAGGTCATATAACAAGATTGATGAGAAAGAAATCACAACAACAATCACCATCAAGAGAATCCAAATTGCTTTGGGGAGTTTGATGATCtataaataaagcaaaaaaacCTTGGCCTATGATCTAAATCTCAAGTTTCTTGCCGTCAAGCCATACGAGCTTTGGCACAACTTGGAGAACAAAAGAGCTGAACTCGTCCCCTGCGATTACGTTGCCTGTTATATCTAACTGTTTGAGATTCAAATCTCTTAAAACGAAATACGCATCCCAGTATTTGGTAGCCAAACTAGGCATCTGGCTACCGACTTCATCTTGAGGCCACTCCGAATTAGAGAGCGGTGAAGAGCACAGGTACCTCGTTGTGTCCACGGAGTGCTCACCGATGTGGTTGTGTGAAACATCCAACACTCTCAGCTGTTTCAAATGTCTTAGGGAGTCCAGAGCTGAAAAACTCCGGATTCTGTTGCGACTCAGATTTAGGCAAGAGAGAAGTTGCATTGCCTCCAATCCTGTGATGCACATACACACCATTTAATCACAGATGCAACAAATGAAACGAGGACATGAGCATGAAAAACAGTGGACATATTTAGCAACGTACCTTCAGTTGAATGAAGCTCATTGTGACTGAGGTCTAACATTTGGACAAACAGCAACTTCTCGACAGAGGCTATCCGAGATAGCGATAAGTTATTCAGCCGTAGACATACAGAGTTGTTCATATTCCTGCAACGAAAGAGGTGTCCTGACAAGTCTTCAGTGCTTGAAGTCACCTGCATGAACATTCACTTTATGAGTAGTATGTATGATGAAACAGATCGAAAAACATCTAAAACAAACAATCAAACCATAAACCGTGCATGAGAATGGGGGAACATTTAATACAGCTATTCATTAGAGCAGAATCTCAACTTGTGGGTCACAGCTAAAAAGAAGTTAAGTACCTTGCGGAGTAAAGCTACGCTGTGCTCATCCTTGTAGTACTGATAATGCGAAGAATCCAGTGCCATTAGATCTTTATACAGCTCGAGGATTTCGTTATAGTGAACACCCTTAACAGCATCATCCGATATCATAGCTTTAGCCATCAAAAGCCTTGCCAGAGTGAGCTTTCCAATTttgctaaaaataaaaaaaagaacacaaagTTCAAGACTCAAGTTTCTCTTTCCCATCAAAGCGAGACAGAAAATAGGATACCTGTCAGGCAATTCACGAAATAAGTCAATCTCTTCCGCTATAGCTTCCTGACGCCATTTAGAATCCATCTGAGCGTTTGATCGATCCAACGTAGCAAGAGCGTTCAAATCCTTTGACTCTGCATCCCAGATATCAAAACCATCCGTCCATGAAACAATGCCTTCTTGCGACGACTCTTCGACTGTGTCATGAACATGCGCTGTAAAGACGAATTCATAAGAAGCGCTGAAGTTAAATCCTCTGGAAGATACAATTCCTGGAGAGTTCCCAACTCTGACCTTCACTTTGTATTCCTTGCCAAAGCATGGTTCTgaacttatatatttaagacGAGCAACCCATACACAAGACACCTGAGAGTTTTTCTTCGAAACTGGTTCCCAAACAAGGTCCTCATTTCCTTTCAGTTCAGAGTCAATCGTAACAGTAGACGAACTGACTCCACCAACAGCTTGATCAAAGTATAGAACGAGTGGAAAAGAACCCGACTCAGAACCAAAAGTAGTGAGCTTAGAAAAAGAGCCATTTGAGCACCCAGCATAGAGACTGATACGGGAACCATGCGAAGGCCATGAGGAAGTGAGAAGAGGAGTCTCCACATTAACAGTTTGATCAAGAAGCCAAAGATGATAAAACCACCCACTTTGGTCATCTTCGTCCGTGAAAATAGCATTTTGTACAAGTTTATATTCATCAGGAATCTTTTTATTTGGTAAGAAACCGTCAGCCTTTCTTGCAAGCAAACTTGAAAGAAGTACACTGCAGAATATCAAACAATCAAAAAGATTTACTATTAGCTAGACATGCAAATATGCTGATGTGCAGAGAAACTCCTTTTGTGATGTTGACTGAATCGAGGAGCTATAGTGTGAATTTGTAATTAATCCTTGGCTTTCGTAAATATTCAATTATTGTAGTGGTTATATCAACCAAATATTAAAGAGACCATGTAAACCAGACAGAAATAATTGTTCCACTGAAGGAAGTTTCATATAGTTCATGAGCAAATTGGCTCCCTATAGTTCATGATCAAATTGAATTTCTTCATGGATGAACTTCATTTTTGTTCTGTTAGTCCCTTTTATCTAAGTCGTTCGACCATCAATTTAGTCCACAAATGTTATCCGTTTctttaaatacaaaaagaaagagaacTTGAACATGTAAATCAGCATAGTTACTTAAATCAGATATTTTACTAGACAATATGCATACCTACGATTATGCCAAGCAGAATAGTTGCTGAAATCGGAACCAATCATATCGTCTGTATACTCCAACTCATCCTGTTCTGACcttttggttagctccacaacaAACCTGGTAAAGGAACAAACACATGAATATGCAAAGTTTCATGGACATGACATACTTACAAAGAATGTCGCATCTCCCTAATTGTCACCTGCGATAGTTCCAAGCATGAAAGTTCCTTGTATCCAGCTTCTGGAATTGATCCAAAAGCCGCAATTCATTCCCTACGGAGGAATGCCCTTTACTCAAAACCCACTTCCGATGATGCCAAGCACCATAAGACTTGAAGTTCTGCTTCAAAGCACTTTCCACCTGTATTTACAACAGAACTCACAGTAATCAAAGAGCAACTACTTTCATAAAGAGAAAATCTTGCATGTACGGATACCAGTTTTCAAAGTGTAAGCAACTAATCTAACAGTTCAGAACAAGAGACATAAACTTTAAATCTCGGAATACATAGTAAGTACAAAGGATCTATCAATAATGAATTAGAAATCACAAATACATATGTATTCTTATCATACTGAATTGATTTCCGTGAGTAAGTATCAAACCAATAGCGATTCATACAAGCTAAAAGAAGTCAATCTAAGATCAATAGGTGTGTGttttaatacacaaaagtgtacaACTTGTGAGCAGGAAAACTCACCACTCTAAGTTCTTCATCAAGAATAGTCTTGACCAAGTCTGGATCAGATTCGATTCTTGAAAGCTTATCCTCCACGGCTAGCTTCCGGTAGTTCCACGCGGTGTACGCCTCAGGGTTGATCTCTAAGAGCTTCGTGCTCAAGTCAACAGCTTCCTTGGTATAACTAGAAACCCCAGAACATCCAGCAAGAAACAGATGATTATTAAACGAAGAGTAACTAATCCGATCAGTGAGAAATTAAAAGAGAAAGTTTGTACATTTTGTTATGGTGATTGGCCATGAACTGAGACTGGAGACCCCGGAGCTTAGCGGCTTTAGCAGCGGAGGCTGCTTCCTCTTCTGGCTTGTAAGCCTTCCTTGGACGGCCGTGCATGTTTCTCCGATGATAAGAGACGAATGTGAGGTAGGCGAGAGTGTGGGATTCAAACTTTTGATCTGATCAGAGATTCGGAATACAACTAGAAAGCTTAGATAAAGATTCGATCCAGAGAAGAGCGTGATCGAACTCTAGAGATCAACAGAGATGCAGAAAAGGAGAAGACTAGAGAGATCACCTGCTAGAGTCACGTAGCAACGAgattcgagagagagagagagtctggTTTGTGATTCTAATCGCCGTAAACCGGTTTTAATTGAAAAGCACGGTCGAAAACGAACCGGGTTTTTGGAAGTCTCGTTTTAATTGTCACCCTTCGTGATTATCGTATTTTGGTTTATGATTCTAATCGCCGTAAACCGGTTTTAATTGGAAAAACACGGTCGAACACGAACCgggttttatatttatttgtggaGGCTTCGTCGTCGTCATCATCGTGTTCTGGGTTTTCACTTGTCATTCATCCTCTACCTCTGGCGACCAGGAAGTGAAGAAGTTGAGTAAACCAAGGTTAGCATCCTCTCAATTTCGCTTTTCCAATTTGAGTATCCGTACAGAGTTTGGGATAATTtgggggtttagggttagttaGATTGTTCTCGCGTGGAGATCTTAGCTCTTTTGGTGCGATTCGATTGATAATTTcgaaaaaaagtttatatttttgtagttGATTAGCTTTGAAGCTGAGCAGTAATGGAAGATtcagagaaaagaaaagaaatgctAAAAGCAATGCGGATggaagctgctgctgctgctgctgcagaGAATGATGGTTCTACAGAGCTTGGAACCTCTATGAACACAAGTCACCTCTCAAATCCCTTGGCTGAAGCATCCATACATCAGCAGGAATCGTATGATAAGCCAAGGTTTGATTATTACACCGACCCGATGGCAGCTTATTCTAGTTTCAAGAGAAACAAGAGCCCTAAGCAACAGTACATCTCATCTCCTAGTCATCAAATGAGCCCTCCGGTACCGCAGTTTCCACCGTCTGCTCCAGGTGCTTGCTTTCTCTATGTTGTCAGCTTGTTTCTGTTTGTGATACTCTTGATAGTTAATGCTTCTGTCTTAGTTTTTACTTTGTCTATATTCCTGTGAGGAGGCCATAGAAAGTAGTCCACTGATAAGCCTTCACAGAGAAGATTACTTGGTTCCACATCAGCTTAACTAACTGTGTGTTAGCATGTTACTTGATCCTTGGTATGTATTAGCATAGGATTGAACAAATCCAGAAACATTCTGTGGAAGAGTTAGGTGAGAGAAATTCTGTGGAAGAGTTAGGTGATCTCTTTaacaaatccacagtatttttttgtttgttagagTTTAGTATGTTCTTGATAGTAACCGACAATTCAAGAtcagtgaaagaaaaaaattgtcagTGTTCATCAAGAATCAGGCTCCGAGCTTATCAGCGTCAGTAGCTTAATTTAAAATATCCCTATGTTTCACTTTCTAGGAATTGACAGTACTATAATCACTTCACATCAGTACTCATATGTCTTTTTGTTCTCTGTCTTGGAACGAACAATAATAATCCAGTTCTGATCCCTGCACTATAATTGTTAACAGGATTGGTGGGGAATGACTATCAGGCACATCCCAATCATGGCGGTTTTCAAGAAGCTCATTACGGTGGTGATAATCTGCATACCGAACCAAGAGGGATGGCACCCTCGTACAGAGGTCCACCCGCCCCTTGGAATAACAACAACTTTAGGCCTCCACCACCTGTTAACCATTTAGGTCCACCTCAATGGGTACCTCGCCCTTATCCATTCCCTCAGGGAAACCATGATATGGGGGATAACAGATATGGTGGTCGAGGTCCTCGAGGAGGCAACTATAACAATAACCCTCCACAATTTCCCCATTACGGACGGCAAAATTCTAACTGGGCTGGAAACACATATCCTAACTCAGGAAGAGGCAGAGGCAGAGGAGGACGCGGTATGAACACAAGCTATGGGCGAGGTGGAGGAAGAAGACCCATGGAACAAGGTGCAGAACGATTTTACTCCAACTCCATGGCTGAGGATCCATGGAAGTATCTTCAGCCAGTCTTGTGGAAGAGCTGCTCAGATGCTTCAAGCAGCAACTCAACAGGTCAAGCCTGGCGTCCCAATTCTATAGCACCGAAGAAACCAATGATATCAGAAGCTTCCCACAATCCTAGCAGTAATCAGCAGAGCCTTGCTGAGTACCTTGCTGCTTCTCTAGATGAGGCCACGTGCGATGAATCAAGCAATTGAATCAAGAGAATTTGAGCAAATGGGAAAAACACCAAATCCGAGCATATTGAGTACTGTCATCACTGATGAGTCTTTGGAACAGGTATTGTTACATGGCTTGTAACGAGACACAACAGAGGACGATGGTCATCTTTAGGAACAGAGTAGAATGGTTGGTAAACGTGGTGTTCAATCAGGGTGGGATCACTTTGTACTCGCTTTGGGTTTAGTTTTTTAACCAAAGGTATGTTTGAAGGAAATTTGAATGGATggtttgtttttcttgtttggCTTGGTTTAGGTTTGTTTAGGTATTTCTGATATACAAAACATGAAATCTACCTCAAACATATTAAGATTTGATTTGCTGTTCTGTTCGGTTATCTCAATTTGGTTTTGGATGGAATAGGTTTGGTAATAAGAGAGGTGCAGTTGTTAGTTGAAGCGATCGAACATGGATCATGGATGTAATAAAAGGGTGTTTGTTGTTAGATCTGATGACTCAACTCTCCATAGAGAGCTTCTTCATTCAACTCCGATGATTTGGACcaattttgtttattataaaTAAGGGAATATACCTTTGTCTATTAAAATGTACATTTAATGTCACCGAAAAGGTTGCCTCAACTGTCCGACATCACATGACATGCAACTAGATGCTTATAACACGTCCCATTTAGGCTTTATACTAGTACACATTAGATATTTCTCTCCTATCACTCGAAATGAAGGCAAGCCCAGTGACAGATGTGAAGATCTCGTCGGTGGTACCTGCTTCTATGACAGGCGAGAACAAGCCACGGCATCTCACGGCCATGGACTTGGCCGTGAAGCTCCACTACGTCCGAGCTGTTTACTTCTTCAAGGGTACACGTGACTTCACCATCGTCGAGTTGAAAAAC comes from the Brassica rapa cultivar Chiifu-401-42 chromosome A01, CAAS_Brap_v3.01, whole genome shotgun sequence genome and includes:
- the LOC103862135 gene encoding serine/threonine-protein kinase CTR1, whose product is MPHRTTYFFPRQFPDRGFDPFSHKTDHDKKSSPSVESFGFESKKPNGGGGDPNKEKEKEKEEVVFPSSNSAVSDLLNGLSDDRISEKKQQQQHLAAFYEWLAEKKAKLSRSSTTTGHVRPTGHVRPTRISISSEGDEEREHLLPSSASDSPDSIVAAAASSSSARTVNINERNIDRSFDKEVSLPRMSSESSFAGSFFSGTTVDGNFSSFSSPTEARETSTTTRVSVAKEEEREAEVRDESKEQTLAQKSKEGYYLQVTLARRLSSQANLGGDSVQIQSTETISYRFWVSGCLSYSDKIADGFYSILGMDPYLWLMCNDSEEGKKLPSLLLLKETEPSDTSMEVVLIDRREDSRLKEMEDKAHELYCASENMLVLVEQLGRLVAVYMGGNFQMEQGDLQKRWKLVSNRLKEFRKCIILPIGSLTMGLCRHRAILFKKLADYIGLPCRIARGCKYCKENHQSCCLVKIDDEKKLSREYVVDLIGKPGNVHDPDSTINGGTHSQIPSPLRMSHLTEVSRPLVRSTSPCHTESKPSCTLSESIQGHVHKDTELPNIAETICCAHVEQVCFTKASSTVSTESFVRAALPLDIPKLSEDKTASQETCKEETSLLEDPVVNSGIKQVNGDLPVEQEIPEAETRKDKKVRLPVDAISPFLSIEPSLASDWLEISWDELHIKERVGAGSFGTVHRAEWHGSDVAVKILSIQDFHDDQFREFLREVAIMKRVRHPNVVLFMGAVTDRTRLSIVTEYLPRGSLFRLIHRPASGELLDHRRRLRMALDVAKGLNYLHCLNPPVVHWDLKSPNLLVDKNWTVKVCDFGLSRFKANTFIPSKSVAGTPEWMAPEFLRGEPTNEKSDVYSFGVVLWELITLQQPWNGLSPAQVVGAVAFQNRRLIIPPNTSPVLVSLMEACWADEPAQRPAFGGIVDTLKKLLKSPVQLIQMGGDKGVRDALISS
- the LOC103862144 gene encoding geranylgeranyl transferase type-2 subunit alpha 1, coding for MHGRPRKAYKPEEEAASAAKAAKLRGLQSQFMANHHNKIYTKEAVDLSTKLLEINPEAYTAWNYRKLAVEDKLSRIESDPDLVKTILDEELRVVESALKQNFKSYGAWHHRKWVLSKGHSSVGNELRLLDQFQKLDTRNFHAWNYRRFVVELTKRSEQDELEYTDDMIGSDFSNYSAWHNRSVLLSSLLARKADGFLPNKKIPDEYKLVQNAIFTDEDDQSGWFYHLWLLDQTVNVETPLLTSSWPSHGSRISLYAGCSNGSFSKLTTFGSESGSFPLVLYFDQAVGGVSSSTVTIDSELKGNEDLVWEPVSKKNSQVSCVWVARLKYISSEPCFGKEYKVKVRVGNSPGIVSSRGFNFSASYEFVFTAHVHDTVEESSQEGIVSWTDGFDIWDAESKDLNALATLDRSNAQMDSKWRQEAIAEEIDLFRELPDSKIGKLTLARLLMAKAMISDDAVKGVHYNEILELYKDLMALDSSHYQYYKDEHSVALLRKVTSSTEDLSGHLFRCRNMNNSVCLRLNNLSLSRIASVEKLLFVQMLDLSHNELHSTEGLEAMQLLSCLNLSRNRIRSFSALDSLRHLKQLRVLDVSHNHIGEHSVDTTRYLCSSPLSNSEWPQDEVGSQMPSLATKYWDAYFVLRDLNLKQLDITGNVIAGDEFSSFVLQVVPKLVWLDGKKLEI
- the LOC103862154 gene encoding protein SICKLE, whose translation is MEDSEKRKEMLKAMRMEAAAAAAAENDGSTELGTSMNTSHLSNPLAEASIHQQESYDKPRFDYYTDPMAAYSSFKRNKSPKQQYISSPSHQMSPPVPQFPPSAPGLVGNDYQAHPNHGGFQEAHYGGDNLHTEPRGMAPSYRGPPAPWNNNNFRPPPPVNHLGPPQWVPRPYPFPQGNHDMGDNRYGGRGPRGGNYNNNPPQFPHYGRQNSNWAGNTYPNSGRGRGRGGRGMNTSYGRGGGRRPMEQGAERFYSNSMAEDPWKYLQPVLWKSCSDASSSNSTGQAWRPNSIAPKKPMISEASHNPSSNQQSLAEYLAASLDEATCDESSN